One Arthrobacter sp. FW306-07-I genomic window carries:
- a CDS encoding NADP-dependent isocitrate dehydrogenase, whose protein sequence is MSKIIYTHTDEAPMLATYSFLPIIEAFASTAGVEVETRDISLAGRIIAVFGDYLTPEQQIGDALAELGELAKTPEANIIKLPNISASIPQLKAAIAELQGQGYALPDYPDNPSSDEETAIRSRYDKIKGSAVNPVLREGNSDRRAPLSVKNYARQNPHSMGAWTPDSKTNVATMGQDDFRSNEKSVVIENEGTISIQLVREDGSVKVLKKAFPVLAGEVIDGTVMRAAALDEFLKAQVARAKEEGVLFSAHLKATMMKVSDPIIFGHVVKAYFSELFATYGKQLSAAGISPNNGLAAILSSLEDLPADVREGVQNLIKKGLEDGPALAMVDSDKGITTLNVPSDVIVDASMPAMIRSSGHMWGPDGKEADTLAVLPDSSYAGIYQVVIDDCRANGAYDPTTMGTVPNVGLMAQAAEEYGSHDKTFEIQEAGKVQVVDGSGNVLIEHEVSEGDIWRACQTKDLPIRDWVKLAVTRARASQTPAVFWLDEDRAHDANLITKVNEYLKEHDTEGLDIQIMAPVKAIAFTLERIRKGEDTISVTGNVLRDYLTDLFPILELGTSAKMLSVVPLMNGGGLFETGAGGSAPKHVQQLLKENHLRWDSLGEFLALAVSFEHLATTTGNARAQVLADTLDRATGTFLLENKSPSRRAGELDNRGSHYFLARYWAEELAKQTDDAELAAAFSTVANELSSKEETIVGELAEVQGSPVDIGGYYHPEDAKASAVMRPSATLNKVIASLS, encoded by the coding sequence ATGTCCAAGATTATCTACACCCACACCGACGAAGCGCCGATGCTGGCTACCTATTCGTTCCTGCCCATCATCGAGGCATTCGCTTCGACTGCAGGTGTGGAGGTGGAGACCCGCGACATTTCGCTCGCCGGCCGCATCATCGCCGTCTTCGGTGACTACCTGACCCCCGAGCAGCAGATCGGTGACGCCCTTGCTGAACTCGGTGAGCTGGCGAAGACGCCGGAAGCCAACATCATCAAGCTGCCCAACATCAGCGCCTCCATCCCGCAGCTGAAGGCCGCCATTGCAGAGCTGCAGGGCCAGGGCTACGCACTGCCGGACTACCCGGACAACCCGTCTTCGGATGAGGAAACTGCCATCCGCTCGCGCTACGACAAGATCAAGGGCTCCGCCGTGAACCCGGTCCTGCGTGAAGGCAACTCGGACCGCCGTGCACCGCTGTCCGTCAAGAACTACGCCCGCCAGAACCCGCACTCCATGGGTGCCTGGACCCCGGACTCCAAGACCAACGTGGCCACGATGGGCCAGGACGACTTCCGCTCCAACGAGAAGTCCGTAGTCATCGAGAATGAGGGCACCATCTCCATCCAGCTGGTCCGCGAGGACGGCTCCGTCAAGGTCCTGAAGAAGGCCTTCCCGGTCCTGGCCGGCGAGGTCATCGACGGCACGGTCATGCGCGCTGCCGCCCTGGACGAGTTCCTGAAGGCCCAGGTGGCCCGCGCCAAGGAAGAAGGCGTGCTGTTCTCAGCCCACCTGAAGGCCACCATGATGAAGGTCTCCGACCCCATCATCTTCGGCCACGTGGTGAAGGCCTACTTCTCCGAACTGTTCGCGACCTACGGCAAGCAGCTCTCCGCCGCCGGCATCAGCCCCAACAACGGCCTTGCCGCCATCCTGAGCAGCCTCGAGGACCTGCCCGCGGATGTCCGCGAAGGCGTCCAGAACCTGATCAAGAAGGGCCTCGAAGACGGCCCCGCCCTGGCCATGGTGGACTCGGACAAGGGCATCACCACCCTGAACGTCCCCAGCGACGTCATCGTGGACGCCTCCATGCCTGCCATGATCCGCAGCTCCGGCCACATGTGGGGCCCGGACGGCAAGGAAGCCGACACCCTGGCTGTCCTGCCGGACAGCTCCTACGCCGGCATCTACCAGGTGGTTATCGACGACTGCCGCGCCAACGGCGCCTACGATCCCACCACGATGGGCACGGTGCCCAACGTTGGCCTCATGGCGCAGGCAGCCGAGGAATACGGCAGCCACGACAAGACCTTCGAAATCCAGGAAGCCGGCAAGGTGCAGGTGGTGGACGGCTCCGGCAACGTCCTGATCGAACACGAAGTTTCCGAGGGCGACATCTGGCGCGCCTGCCAGACCAAGGACCTCCCCATCCGCGACTGGGTGAAGCTGGCCGTCACCCGGGCACGCGCCTCCCAGACCCCCGCCGTGTTCTGGCTGGACGAGGACCGCGCCCACGACGCCAACCTCATCACCAAGGTCAACGAGTACCTGAAGGAGCACGACACCGAGGGCCTGGACATCCAGATCATGGCCCCCGTCAAGGCCATCGCCTTCACCCTGGAGCGTATCCGGAAGGGCGAGGACACCATCTCCGTCACGGGCAACGTGCTCCGCGACTACCTCACGGACCTGTTCCCCATCCTGGAATTGGGCACCAGCGCCAAGATGCTCTCCGTTGTTCCGCTGATGAACGGCGGCGGGCTGTTCGAGACCGGTGCAGGCGGCTCCGCCCCCAAGCACGTCCAGCAGCTGCTGAAGGAAAACCACCTCCGCTGGGACAGCCTGGGCGAGTTCCTGGCCCTGGCCGTCAGCTTCGAGCACCTGGCCACCACCACGGGCAACGCCCGCGCCCAGGTCCTGGCCGACACCCTGGACCGCGCCACCGGCACGTTCCTGCTGGAGAACAAGTCCCCGAGCCGCCGCGCGGGGGAGCTGGACAACCGAGGCAGCCACTACTTCCTGGCCCGCTACTGGGCTGAAGAGCTGGCCAAGCAGACGGACGACGCCGAGCTGGCCGCCGCGTTCAGCACGGTCGCCAATGAGCTTTCCTCCAAGGAAGAAACCATCGTGGGCGAGCTGGCCGAGGTCCAGGGCTCACCCGTGGACATCGGGGGCTACTACCACCCGGAGGACGCCAAGGCTTCCGCAGTGATGCGTCCTTCCGCCACCCTTAACAAGGTCATCGCCAGCCTGAGCTAG
- a CDS encoding serine/threonine-protein kinase has translation MVAESPSSIKNEVVGGRYRLGDVIGRGGMSSVYSARDENLGRDVALKLFAPQAPDADELKRQEAEIQLLATLNHPGLVTLFDAGIDDRLPDEPRPFLTMELVEGQDLRSRIRHSRVPYEELSVIGAGIADALAYVHGLGIIHRDIKPGNILLVQIRPGEPLRPKLTDFGIARIVDSTRLTATGTMVGTAAYLSPEQALGKPLSSATDIYSLGLVLLECIKGTVEYPGSAVESAVARLHRAPEIPDDVPAEWADLIRSMTAIEPLERPTAADIETALRQALVSPASTPGELAPETTRVLPAMPFHPPTITAEESVDEVRDAAGATGAISPLSSSQPFERTPAPQATTPSASGAAATSPAAAKTSRKPRLSRTQRIWLAVVLGILVIAAAAAAVMMSISARPTDVVPYPTVTGVLGDHLQELQKSVEP, from the coding sequence ATGGTGGCGGAATCGCCTAGCTCCATCAAGAATGAAGTTGTCGGCGGTCGCTATCGTTTGGGTGACGTAATAGGCCGTGGGGGGATGTCCTCGGTTTACTCTGCCCGGGATGAAAACCTGGGCCGCGACGTCGCGCTGAAGCTATTCGCGCCGCAGGCTCCGGATGCGGACGAACTGAAGCGGCAGGAAGCGGAGATCCAACTCCTGGCCACCCTGAACCACCCCGGCCTGGTGACGCTCTTCGACGCCGGCATCGATGACCGCCTTCCGGATGAACCCCGTCCCTTCCTCACCATGGAACTCGTGGAGGGCCAGGACCTGCGCAGCCGTATTCGCCACAGCCGCGTGCCCTATGAAGAGCTGTCAGTGATCGGTGCAGGGATCGCCGACGCCCTGGCTTACGTCCATGGCCTCGGCATCATCCACCGCGACATCAAGCCGGGGAACATCCTCCTGGTGCAGATCCGGCCGGGCGAGCCGCTGCGGCCCAAACTCACGGACTTCGGCATCGCCAGGATCGTCGATTCCACCCGGCTCACGGCCACGGGCACCATGGTGGGCACGGCCGCCTACCTCAGCCCCGAGCAGGCCCTCGGCAAACCCCTCTCATCGGCCACGGACATCTATTCCCTTGGCCTGGTGCTGCTGGAGTGCATCAAGGGCACGGTGGAGTACCCGGGCAGTGCCGTGGAATCAGCTGTTGCCCGGCTTCACCGCGCTCCGGAGATCCCCGACGACGTCCCCGCCGAATGGGCGGACCTCATCCGTTCCATGACGGCCATCGAGCCGCTGGAGCGGCCGACGGCTGCGGACATTGAGACGGCGCTGCGCCAGGCCCTGGTTTCCCCGGCGTCAACGCCCGGAGAACTGGCCCCCGAAACCACCCGGGTGCTTCCCGCGATGCCCTTCCACCCGCCCACCATCACTGCCGAAGAATCAGTGGACGAAGTGCGGGATGCGGCAGGGGCCACCGGGGCTATTTCTCCCCTGTCATCCTCACAGCCGTTTGAGCGAACCCCCGCCCCGCAAGCCACGACACCGTCTGCTTCCGGTGCGGCGGCAACCAGCCCAGCCGCCGCCAAGACCTCCAGGAAGCCGCGCTTGTCCCGGACGCAGCGCATCTGGCTGGCCGTCGTACTCGGTATCCTGGTGATCGCCGCGGCCGCCGCAGCGGTGATGATGAGCATTTCCGCCCGACCGACCGACGTCGTGCCCTACCCCACGGTGACCGGCGTTCTGGGTGACCATCTCCAGGAACTTCAAAAGAGCGTGGAACCGTGA
- a CDS encoding Gfo/Idh/MocA family protein produces the protein MTAPIATPWLSSQPNQDPRSATGAPLRWGIIATGSIARAVSQDLALLEDAELYAVSSRTQDTADAFAVAYDFAKAYGDDGGVPGYQRLLADDAVDVVYVATPHAQHHEIVLAALNAGKHVLCEKAFTINAREAAELIDVARSRKLFLMEAVWSRFLPSMQRAFQIAASGELGEIHWVTADLGFPAPYSPTARLWARKDGGGALLDLSVYPLLWALGTLGFPQTVSATGVVNDDGVDAQNVMTLGYDHAAQVQLTSSLLAHGPRTATVAGSLGFLQSVGSINNPGELLIAKGWEDRRTETFDVVGKGYAYELREVMRCVQQGLTESPVMPLEDTLNTMRLFDGVRAQLGVTYPNDRH, from the coding sequence ATGACTGCTCCCATCGCCACGCCGTGGCTGTCCAGCCAGCCCAACCAGGATCCGCGCTCCGCAACCGGGGCTCCGCTGCGCTGGGGAATCATTGCAACCGGCAGCATCGCCCGCGCGGTCTCACAGGATCTGGCACTGCTGGAAGATGCCGAGCTGTACGCGGTCAGTTCCAGGACCCAGGACACGGCCGACGCTTTCGCCGTGGCCTACGACTTCGCCAAGGCGTACGGGGACGACGGCGGTGTGCCCGGCTACCAGCGGCTGCTGGCTGATGACGCCGTGGATGTGGTGTACGTTGCCACGCCGCACGCACAGCACCATGAGATAGTCCTCGCCGCCCTCAACGCCGGCAAGCATGTGCTCTGCGAGAAGGCTTTCACCATCAATGCGCGCGAAGCAGCCGAGCTCATCGACGTTGCGCGCAGCAGGAAGCTGTTCCTGATGGAGGCGGTCTGGAGCCGGTTCCTGCCGTCGATGCAACGGGCTTTCCAGATCGCCGCCTCTGGAGAACTCGGCGAGATCCACTGGGTCACGGCAGACCTCGGCTTTCCGGCTCCGTACTCCCCCACTGCCAGGCTGTGGGCCCGCAAGGACGGCGGCGGGGCCCTGCTGGATCTGTCCGTGTACCCGCTCTTGTGGGCGCTCGGCACGCTCGGCTTCCCGCAAACCGTCAGCGCCACGGGTGTGGTCAATGACGACGGCGTGGACGCGCAGAACGTCATGACGCTCGGCTACGACCACGCCGCCCAGGTCCAGCTCACCTCCTCGCTCCTGGCCCACGGCCCGCGCACGGCTACCGTGGCGGGAAGCCTTGGCTTCCTGCAGAGCGTGGGCTCCATCAACAATCCGGGCGAGCTCCTCATCGCCAAGGGCTGGGAGGACCGCCGGACGGAAACCTTCGACGTTGTGGGAAAGGGGTACGCCTACGAGCTGCGCGAGGTGATGAGGTGCGTCCAGCAGGGATTGACCGAGAGCCCGGTAATGCCCCTTGAGGACACGCTGAACACCATGCGCCTTTTCGACGGTGTGCGCGCTCAGCTTGGAGTCACCTACCCCAATGACAGGCATTAG
- a CDS encoding ABC transporter ATP-binding protein, with the protein MIEVKNLVRTFNSGDRTIKPVNDVSFVLEQGTLASIVGKSGSGKSTLLSLLGALDKPTSGDVVVNGVSLASLPDSKLTEYRRRDIGFVFQQFNLIPNLSAVDNVMLPMEFAGVRKGARLQRAQELLEQVQLDPSKHERRINRLSGGEQQRVAIARALANEPQLILADEPTGNLDEQTGDHIIELLSSLSRDHNTTILVVTHDRALANKTDRRFRLQQGKLTEEPVRGRAVAATA; encoded by the coding sequence ATGATTGAAGTAAAGAACCTGGTCCGCACCTTTAACTCCGGGGACCGCACCATCAAGCCGGTGAATGATGTCAGCTTCGTCCTGGAGCAAGGAACGCTCGCCTCGATCGTGGGCAAGAGCGGCAGCGGCAAAAGCACCCTGTTGTCCCTCCTGGGCGCGCTGGACAAGCCCACCAGCGGAGACGTCGTCGTCAACGGCGTCAGCCTGGCCAGCCTGCCGGACAGCAAGCTGACCGAGTACCGCCGCCGGGACATCGGATTCGTGTTCCAGCAGTTCAACCTGATCCCCAACCTCTCCGCCGTGGACAACGTTATGCTCCCCATGGAGTTTGCCGGGGTCCGGAAGGGTGCCAGGCTCCAGCGGGCGCAGGAACTGCTGGAGCAGGTGCAGCTGGATCCGTCCAAGCACGAACGGCGCATCAACCGGCTCTCAGGCGGCGAGCAGCAGCGCGTGGCCATCGCCCGTGCCCTGGCCAACGAGCCCCAGCTGATCCTCGCCGACGAGCCCACGGGCAACCTGGACGAGCAGACCGGCGATCACATCATCGAGCTCCTCAGTTCCCTGAGCCGCGACCACAACACCACCATCCTGGTAGTCACCCACGACAGGGCCCTGGCCAACAAGACCGACCGCCGCTTCCGCCTGCAGCAGGGCAAGCTGACGGAAGAGCCGGTGCGGGGCCGGGCGGTGGCCGCCACCGCCTGA
- a CDS encoding ABC transporter permease, whose protein sequence is MSVLARSVGNAFRNKVRTAAVVAVLAVAIGLALAMLVANQAVGAKVQELNASVGTVLTVNPAGGQGFEGGGEPLTAAQATTAAGVTNVSAVVGASSLRLRNAAAAAAQSASQTGQTGQAGQGGQAGQGGPGGQSAATLTTSLTAAVDAGTLGSRNQQANATTGSTGTTQQPRSLPITATSIGAEVDTTGKALNITQGSGLGDYAASSTGALLGTSLAEKNHLTVGSTFTINDQTYTVSGLFDAGTAFGNNAVYVTLPTAQTLAGTPGELSSMIVTVNSMDNVASTKTALQAALGTDKADVTQGQNLQTAVSSLDSVKNISFIAFIAALGTAGLIILLIMVMLVRERRREIGVLKAIGAPNRTIGLQFVLEALVLAALGSAVGAAMASFASGGIASALISSNSTTASATAGRGFPGEAAGAGGFRGGQGGPFGGASQLLNSVTASASPGVIAGGIAAVFAVAIIGALVPALLTARIRPIEVLRGE, encoded by the coding sequence GTGAGCGTCCTTGCCCGAAGCGTAGGCAATGCCTTCAGAAACAAGGTCCGCACCGCAGCCGTTGTTGCAGTGCTGGCCGTCGCCATTGGCCTGGCCCTGGCCATGCTGGTGGCCAACCAGGCGGTCGGAGCGAAAGTCCAGGAGCTCAATGCCTCCGTCGGCACCGTCCTGACCGTCAACCCTGCCGGCGGGCAGGGTTTCGAGGGCGGTGGCGAGCCGCTCACCGCCGCCCAGGCAACCACCGCGGCCGGCGTTACCAACGTCAGTGCCGTCGTCGGAGCCTCCTCACTGCGTTTGCGGAACGCGGCCGCTGCTGCTGCGCAGTCAGCCAGTCAGACGGGACAAACTGGCCAGGCCGGTCAAGGAGGACAGGCCGGCCAGGGCGGCCCCGGCGGGCAGTCAGCCGCCACCCTCACGACCAGCCTCACAGCCGCAGTCGATGCAGGCACCCTGGGCAGCCGGAACCAGCAGGCCAACGCAACCACGGGATCCACCGGGACCACCCAGCAGCCCAGGTCGCTGCCGATCACCGCCACCAGCATCGGCGCCGAGGTGGACACCACGGGCAAGGCACTGAACATCACCCAGGGCTCCGGTCTTGGTGACTATGCGGCATCATCCACGGGCGCGCTGCTCGGCACCTCGCTGGCAGAGAAGAACCATCTCACCGTCGGGTCCACCTTCACTATCAACGACCAGACCTACACGGTTTCCGGTTTGTTCGACGCCGGCACCGCCTTTGGCAATAACGCTGTGTACGTGACCCTACCCACCGCCCAGACCCTTGCGGGCACGCCCGGTGAACTCTCCAGCATGATCGTCACGGTCAACTCCATGGACAACGTCGCCTCCACCAAGACGGCGCTGCAGGCCGCCCTGGGCACCGACAAGGCTGACGTCACCCAGGGCCAGAACCTGCAGACCGCCGTCAGCTCCCTGGACAGCGTCAAGAACATCTCCTTCATCGCCTTCATCGCCGCCCTGGGCACCGCCGGCCTGATCATCCTGCTCATCATGGTGATGCTGGTCCGCGAGCGCCGCCGCGAAATCGGTGTGCTGAAGGCCATCGGGGCGCCGAACCGGACCATCGGGCTGCAATTCGTCCTCGAAGCCCTGGTCCTGGCGGCCCTGGGCAGCGCAGTGGGCGCAGCGATGGCCTCCTTCGCCAGTGGCGGCATCGCCTCCGCCCTGATCAGCAGCAACAGCACCACGGCTTCTGCCACCGCCGGCCGCGGCTTCCCGGGCGAGGCCGCCGGTGCAGGGGGCTTTCGCGGCGGACAGGGTGGGCCCTTCGGCGGCGCTTCCCAGCTGCTGAACTCCGTGACCGCCAGCGCGTCGCCCGGTGTCATCGCCGGCGGCATCGCGGCCGTGTTTGCCGTCGCCATCATCGGCGCCCTGGTGCCCGCGCTGCTCACGGCGCGAATCCGTCCCATCGAAGTCCTGCGAGGAGAATAG
- a CDS encoding transposase: MAEAGAVQSMSRKANCFDNAVMENFFGHLKEELFHHVRFLNTEALTAALHEYIHWYNTERISTKLKGLSPLQYRAQTLAA, from the coding sequence TTGGCGGAGGCCGGTGCGGTGCAGTCGATGTCCCGCAAAGCCAACTGCTTCGACAACGCCGTGATGGAAAACTTCTTTGGGCACCTCAAGGAAGAACTCTTCCATCACGTCCGCTTCCTCAACACCGAGGCCCTAACAGCGGCCTTGCACGAGTACATCCACTGGTACAACACCGAAAGAATTTCCACCAAGCTCAAGGGTTTGAGCCCGCTACAGTATCGTGCTCAGACGCTTGCGGCATAG
- a CDS encoding IS30 family transposase, with translation MSVRNRQKQVRAYRGQIPSPGRPSVAWREDRVRFWVAIASGAKTRDAGVAAGVSEPVAHRWFLHAGGVNPQLAPTLSGRYLSSNDREDIALWRAQDCGVREIARRLGRSPSTISRELRRNASTRTYRLDYKASTAQWHAERRARRPKTAKLITNEGLRDYVNDKLSGHVRAGGGERLGPVGPVWDGKNKPHREDREWVRGWSPQQIAKRLPVEFPDDPTMRISHEAIYQALYVPGRGGLTRQQAWHLRRGRTKRTPRARTRQQAWAHVTDATTLKKRPAEADERKVAGHWEGDLIIGLNRSAIATLIDRTTRFAMLVHLPRQKGYGLVKPTKNGPALAGYGAVTMKNALVRTFEVLPADLRRSLTWDRGKEMSAHALLTQEIGLPVYFADAKSPWQRGSNEHLNGLLRQYFPKGTDISRWSTPEIQAVADIINNRPRGVLGWRTPAEAFADQLSSVPIATVASTG, from the coding sequence ATGTCGGTTCGCAATCGTCAGAAGCAGGTACGGGCGTATAGGGGGCAGATCCCTTCGCCGGGTCGGCCGTCGGTGGCTTGGCGCGAGGACAGGGTGCGGTTCTGGGTCGCGATCGCCTCTGGTGCGAAGACCCGGGACGCCGGCGTTGCGGCAGGCGTGTCAGAACCGGTGGCGCATCGCTGGTTCCTGCACGCTGGCGGTGTGAATCCTCAGCTGGCCCCGACACTGTCCGGGCGGTATCTGTCCTCGAACGACCGTGAGGACATCGCACTGTGGCGTGCGCAAGACTGCGGGGTGCGGGAGATCGCTCGCCGGCTGGGGCGAAGCCCCTCTACGATCTCGCGGGAGCTGCGTCGGAACGCGTCGACGAGAACGTACCGCTTGGACTACAAGGCCTCGACGGCGCAGTGGCATGCCGAACGACGAGCCCGCCGTCCAAAGACCGCGAAGCTGATCACGAACGAGGGCCTCCGCGATTACGTCAACGACAAGCTCAGCGGACACGTCAGAGCCGGCGGAGGAGAACGTTTGGGGCCGGTCGGCCCGGTCTGGGACGGGAAGAACAAACCGCATAGGGAGGACCGCGAATGGGTGAGGGGGTGGAGCCCTCAGCAGATCGCGAAACGTCTGCCGGTCGAGTTCCCGGATGATCCAACGATGCGGATCTCGCACGAAGCGATCTACCAAGCCCTTTACGTTCCGGGCCGGGGCGGACTGACCAGGCAGCAGGCGTGGCACCTGCGCCGGGGGCGCACGAAACGCACACCAAGAGCGCGAACACGTCAGCAAGCCTGGGCGCATGTCACCGACGCCACAACCTTGAAGAAGAGACCCGCCGAAGCCGACGAGCGGAAAGTCGCAGGCCACTGGGAAGGAGATCTCATCATCGGTCTCAACCGGTCAGCGATCGCGACTCTGATCGACCGCACGACGCGTTTCGCCATGCTCGTTCATCTGCCTCGGCAGAAGGGTTACGGCCTGGTCAAGCCGACAAAGAATGGGCCTGCATTGGCTGGCTACGGGGCGGTCACGATGAAGAACGCACTCGTCCGGACCTTCGAGGTGCTGCCGGCGGATCTGCGCCGCTCCCTGACGTGGGACCGTGGGAAGGAGATGTCCGCGCACGCCCTTCTGACGCAGGAAATCGGGTTGCCGGTCTATTTTGCCGATGCGAAGAGCCCGTGGCAGCGCGGGAGCAATGAACATCTCAACGGGCTACTTCGGCAGTACTTCCCGAAAGGCACCGACATCTCTCGCTGGAGCACTCCAGAGATCCAAGCTGTCGCCGACATCATCAACAACCGGCCGCGCGGCGTCTTAGGATGGCGCACTCCAGCGGAAGCCTTCGCGGACCAGCTAAGCTCAGTCCCAATAGCAACTGTTGCTTCGACCGGTTGA
- a CDS encoding IS3 family transposase: MEVLLDVAGLARSTFFYHQSRLQGPDPRASLKTAVTEIFEKNHGRYGHRRIHIELLKQGWTVAKKTVLKLMRSLRLVCKVRSRKRYNSYQGEQGAVAPNLLNRQFEADAPNQKWVTDVTEFSVGDRKLYLSPIMDLFDRQIISYAIGRSPNLELTNASLRSALATLADGRKPLVHSDQGFQGVFNRSKQHLVTEVLDVGSQSSEAGTGV, from the coding sequence TTGGAAGTTCTCCTGGACGTAGCCGGGTTAGCCCGGTCCACGTTCTTCTACCACCAGTCCCGCCTCCAAGGCCCAGATCCACGGGCTTCTCTGAAGACCGCTGTCACGGAGATTTTCGAGAAGAACCATGGCCGGTACGGACACCGCCGGATCCATATTGAACTGCTCAAGCAAGGGTGGACGGTCGCTAAGAAGACCGTATTGAAGCTGATGCGTTCCCTGCGGCTGGTCTGCAAGGTCCGGAGCAGGAAGCGGTACAACTCGTACCAGGGCGAGCAGGGCGCTGTGGCCCCGAACCTGCTGAATCGCCAGTTCGAAGCGGATGCCCCAAACCAGAAGTGGGTGACCGATGTGACCGAGTTCAGCGTGGGTGACCGGAAGCTCTACCTCTCACCGATCATGGACCTATTTGACCGGCAGATCATCTCCTATGCCATCGGGAGGTCCCCCAATTTGGAGCTGACCAACGCCTCGCTGCGCAGCGCCTTGGCCACGCTAGCGGACGGGCGGAAACCCCTCGTTCACTCCGACCAGGGATTCCAGGGCGTATTCAACCGGTCGAAGCAACACCTGGTCACGGAGGTGTTGGATGTCGGTTCGCAATCGTCAGAAGCAGGTACGGGCGTATAG
- a CDS encoding helix-turn-helix domain-containing protein, which produces MAKPTRPVFSFEFKLDAVQRYRAGEPKVALAKELGLSSPLLLEKWARQYRTEGEDGLRPKPKGRPKTNPGTARKPESEVERLRRENERLRAEVAFLGKVNALRDGEQR; this is translated from the coding sequence GTGGCGAAGCCGACACGACCGGTGTTCTCGTTTGAGTTCAAACTCGATGCTGTGCAGCGATACCGCGCGGGTGAGCCCAAAGTCGCCCTGGCGAAAGAGCTTGGGCTGTCCTCTCCACTGTTGCTCGAGAAGTGGGCGCGTCAGTACCGGACCGAAGGCGAGGACGGGCTGCGGCCCAAGCCGAAGGGCCGTCCGAAGACGAATCCTGGGACGGCAAGGAAACCTGAGTCTGAGGTAGAGCGGCTGCGCCGTGAGAACGAACGCCTGCGGGCAGAGGTTGCCTTTCTGGGAAAAGTAAACGCCTTGAGGGACGGGGAACAGCGCTAA
- a CDS encoding substrate-binding domain-containing protein, which yields MQMFGKAGKAAAVAAIAALALTGCGRSEPSGGSSGSAAGFDQNSSIGVALPQKTSENWVLAEKLFNDGLSGAGFKADVQFANGGVSEQQNQISAMVTKGAKVIIVGAIDGSQLGTQLKQAKDSGATVIAYDRLLLNTDNVDYYVAYDNYKVGVLQGQALLDGMKAKKPTGPYNIELFAGSPDDANAKVFFNGAMSVLKPKIDDGTLKVVSGQTSFEQAVTQGWKAENAQRRMDTLLSGSYTTANVDGVLSPNDTLARAILTSVKAAGKPIPVVTGQDSEVESVKSILAGEQYSTINKDTRKLVEHAITMVKDLQAGKKPEVNDDKSYNNGNKVVPAYLLEPVIVTSANVKTAYKDDPVLGPITK from the coding sequence ATGCAAATGTTTGGTAAAGCAGGAAAGGCCGCAGCGGTTGCTGCCATCGCAGCACTGGCGCTGACGGGCTGCGGCCGCTCGGAGCCCAGCGGCGGCTCCAGCGGCAGCGCCGCAGGATTCGACCAGAATTCCTCCATCGGTGTCGCCCTTCCGCAGAAGACCAGTGAAAACTGGGTCCTGGCCGAGAAGCTGTTCAACGACGGCCTCAGTGGCGCCGGGTTCAAGGCTGACGTCCAGTTCGCCAACGGCGGCGTTTCGGAGCAGCAGAACCAGATCAGCGCCATGGTCACCAAGGGTGCCAAGGTCATCATCGTGGGCGCCATCGACGGCTCCCAGCTGGGCACCCAGCTCAAGCAGGCCAAGGACTCCGGCGCCACCGTGATCGCCTACGACCGCCTCCTGCTGAACACCGACAACGTGGACTACTACGTGGCCTACGACAACTACAAGGTCGGTGTGCTCCAGGGCCAGGCACTGCTGGATGGAATGAAGGCAAAGAAGCCCACCGGTCCGTACAACATCGAACTGTTCGCCGGTTCGCCTGACGATGCCAACGCCAAGGTGTTCTTCAACGGCGCCATGAGCGTGCTGAAGCCCAAGATCGACGACGGCACCCTCAAGGTTGTCTCCGGACAGACCAGCTTCGAGCAGGCCGTTACCCAGGGCTGGAAGGCAGAGAACGCCCAGCGCCGCATGGACACCCTGCTCAGCGGCAGCTACACCACCGCTAACGTGGACGGCGTCCTGTCCCCCAACGACACCCTGGCCCGTGCGATCCTGACCTCCGTCAAGGCCGCCGGCAAGCCGATCCCGGTAGTCACCGGCCAGGACTCCGAGGTTGAGTCGGTCAAGTCCATCCTGGCAGGCGAGCAGTACTCCACCATCAACAAGGACACCCGCAAGCTCGTTGAGCACGCGATCACCATGGTCAAGGACCTGCAGGCAGGCAAGAAGCCTGAGGTCAACGACGACAAGTCCTACAACAACGGCAACAAGGTGGTTCCCGCCTACCTGCTGGAGCCGGTTATCGTGACCTCCGCCAACGTCAAGACGGCCTACAAGGACGATCCCGTACTCGGCCCGATCACCAAGTAA